A genomic window from Cinclus cinclus chromosome 5, bCinCin1.1, whole genome shotgun sequence includes:
- the HELQ gene encoding helicase POLQ-like isoform X4, whose translation MAEPRLAVRRRNRSSSERKRSRAPVQPIAASSPVARKRPSPGGEGPPAETPGSNDSDEDMFGDYDSFYENDSLIAQVDDIEHKYLQDKNMDVKAAGEVVLGNLQSGVHQKEQDNFSASTNVVDLKSDKEGACQMCDSDSAAGNQELTESILDDLPSSQLLYFEKRDELSSATRTSPVLKGRDEPVNSSLDKVRDPLSFCAGAEHRNRPTDSSSHSKCVLFKTESLKDHLKSAMTGNARAQTLQVSKTKQLKEAVLSEEMFVARKAIESSSVDIGPFYGLPSKVKDLFRQLRGIETLYEWQHDCLMLESLQQRKNLIYSLPTGGGKTLVAEVIILQELLCRQKDVLMILPYVAIVQEKVRGLSSFGIELGFLVEEYAGSKGRFPPIKRRVKKSLYIATIEKGHALVNSLIETDRIDDLGLVVVDELHMLGEGSRGAILEITLAKILYTSKKTQIIGMSATLNNVGDLQKFLQADYYTNNFRPVELKEYIKIRDTIYAVDSNTENGFVFSRLLNFKYSSNLEKADPDHIIALVTEVIPKYSCLIFCPTKKSCENVASLVCKYLKKEFRAHREKEKQDLIKNLKSIGNGTVCPVLKQTIPFGIAYHHSGLTNDERKSIEETYSSGVLCLLACTATLAAGVNLPARRVILRSPYVGNDFLKKNQYKQMIGRAGRAGIDSAGESILIVQEKDKHLVQDLVHSPLENCYSNLLLELTKGMQSLLLSLVGLKIAVTHEEVDNFMCCTLLGVQQQLLSKEKSLSEIIKDGLENLIEKGLLKGRISEKEHNSKSALTITPLGKATYKGSIDLAYCNLLYRELKKGLEGLVLESSFHLLYLSTPYDMTFTCSPDWMIYFRQFNQLSTAERKVADIVGVPESFITKKASGQAIRKNVDNAVVNRLYLTFVLYSLLKETNIWSVSEKFNMSRGYVQNLLSSAASFASCLLHFCEELEEFWVYKALLTELTKQLTYCVKTELIPLMEVAGVLEARAKQLYNAGYKTLAHLANANPETLVRMIEHLSRRQAKQIVSSAKMLLNEKAEALQEEVEELLKVPTDIPGTH comes from the exons ATGGCGGAGCCCAGGCTCGCCGTGCGGAGGAGGAACCGCTCCAGCTCGGAGCGCAAGCGGAGCCGGGCTCCGGTGCAGCCCATCGCCGCCAGCTCGCCGGTAGCTCGCAAGAGACCGAGTCCTGGTGGCGAGGGACCCCCGGCCGAGACCCCG GGCAGTAACGATAGCGATGAGGATATGTTTGGGGACTATGACAGCTTTTATGAAAATGATTCATTGATAGCTCAAGTGGATGATATTGAACACAAATACCTGCAGGACAAAAATATGGATGTGAAAGCAGCTGGAGAGGTCGTACTTGGGAACCTCCAGTCGGGAGTTCACCAGAAAGAGCAAGATAACTTTTCTGCTTCGACAAATGTGGTTGACCTTAAAAGTGACAAAGAGGGTGCTTGCCAGATGTGTGACAGTGACTCAGCTGCTGGCAATCAAGAATTAACTGAGTCTATTTTAGATGACTTACCATCATCACAacttctgtattttgaaaaaagGGATGAACTTTCTTCTGCTACTAGAACATCTCCAGTCTTAAAAGGGAGGGATGAACCTGTGAATTCTTCCTTGGACAAAGTCAGGGACCCATTGTCTTTTTGTgctggtgctgagcacaggaacAGACCGACTGACTCTTCATCACATTCCAagtgtgttttatttaaaactgagaGTCTCAAAGATCACCTGAAAAGTGCTATGACTGGAAATGCCAGAGCCCAGACTCTGCAGGTCTCCAAGACCAAGCAGCTCAAAGAAGCTGTTTTATCTGAAGAAATGTTTGTGGCTAGAAAAGCTATTGAATCCTCTTCTGTTGATATAGGCCCTTTTTATGGATTACCTAGCAAGGTTAAAGATTTATTCAGACAACTTCGAGGGATTGAAACACTCTATG agtGGCAGCATGATTGTTTAATGTTAGAATCCCTACAGCAGAGGAAGAACTTGATATACTCATTGCCAACTGGTGGTGGAAAAACTCTTGTAGCTGAAGTCATAATTCTCCAAGAATTACTGTGCAGGCAGAAGGATGTTCTGATGATCCTGCCATATGTTGCTATTGTCCAAGAAAAG GTTAGGGGTTTATCGAGTTTTGGGATAGAGTTGGGTTTCCTGGTTGAAGAATACGCAGGAAGTAAAGGAAGATTTCCACCAATCAAAAGGAGagtaaaaaaatctctttatatTGCAACTATAGAAAAAGGACACGCTCTGGTGAACTCCTTAATCGAAACAGACAGAATTGATGACCTCGGCCTGGTTGTGGTAGATGAG CTGCATATGCTCGGGGAGGGAAGTCGTGGAGCAATACTGGAAATTACTCTGGCGAAAATTCTTTACACCAGTA aaaagaCACAGATCATTGGCATGAGTGCAACATTAAATAATGTTGGAGACCTGCAGAAGTTCCTGCAAGCAGACTACTACACTAACAATTTTAGACCG GTAGAATTAAAGGAATACATAAAGATACGAGACACCATTTATGCAGTTGACAGCAATACAGAGAATGGCTTTGTTTTTTCACGTCTCCTTAATTTCAAG TATTCTAGTAATCTGGAGAAAGCAGATCCTGACCACATCATTGCACTGGTTACTGAAGTTATTCCTAAATATTCCTGCCTAATCTTTTGTCCCACTAAAAAGAGTTGTGAAAATGTGGCTTCATTGGTGTGCAAGTACCTTAAGAA agAATTTAGAGCTcacagggagaaagaaaagcaagatcTCATCAAGAACCTAAAGAGTATTGGAAATGGGACTGTCTGTCCTGTTTTGAAGCAAACAATTCCTTTTGGTATTGCCTATCACCACAGTGGCCTTACaaatgatgaaagaaaaagcatagAGGAAACTTATTCTTCAGGTGTCCTGTGTCTGCTTGCTTGCACAGCCACTCTAGCTGCTGGAGTCAACCTGCCAGCTAGAAG GGTGATTCTCAGATCTCCTTATGTTGGCAATGACTTCCTGAAGAAGAACCAGTATAAACAAATGATTGGCAGAGCTGGTCGAGCTGGTATTGACAGTGCTGGAGAAAGTATTCTCATAGTgcaagaaaaagacaaacacTTG GTTCAGGATTTAGTTCACAGTCCTTTGGAGAATTGCTACAGCAATCTTCTGCTGGAGTTGACCAAGGGAATGCAGAGCCTGTTGTTATCTTTAGTTGGACTGAAG ATAGCAGTTACCCATGAGGAAGTGGACAATTTTATGTGCTGTACCTTGCTGGGTGttcaacagcagctgctgtctaAAGAGAAGAGCCTCTCAGAGATAATTAAAGATGGGCTGGAAAATCTAATAGAAAAAGGACTCCTAAAAGGAAGAATATCTGAGAAGGAGCACAATTCCAAATCTGCACTGACAATCACACCCTTGGGTAAAGCTACATATAAAG GCTCAATAGACTTGGCATACTGCAATCTTCTGTACAGAGAACTGAAGAAGGGTTTGGAGGGGCTGGTTCTTGAGAGCAGTTTTCATCTCCTGTATCTGTCAACTCCCTATGATATGACTTTTACCTGTAGCCCAGATTGGATGATATACTTTAGACAG TTCAACCAGCTAAGCACAGCAGAGCGAAAAGTAGCAGATATTGTGGGAGTACCTGAAAGCTTTATTACAAAAAAGGCTTCTGGTCAAGCCATCAGAAAG AATGTGGACAATGCCGTGGTTAACAGGCTCTACCTGACATTTGTCCTTTATTCCCTACTGAAAGAGACCAATATATGGAGTGTTTCAGAGAAATTTAACATGTCCCGGGGATATGTGCAAAATCTCCTCAGTTCTGCTGCCTCCTTTGCATCCTGccttctgcatttctgtgag GAATTGGAAGAATTCTGGGTTTATAAAGCCTTGCTTACAGAACTTACCAAGCAGCTGACATACTGCGTTAAGACAGAGCTCATCCCTCTGATGGAGGTAGCAGGAGTTCTAGAG GCACGAGCCAAACAGCTTTACAATGCAGGGTACAAAACTTTAGCACACTTGGCTAATGCAAATCCAGAAACTTTGGTGAGGATGATTGAGCACCTGTCACGACGTCAAGCCAAACAAATCGTTTCATCTGCAAAG ATGCTGCTGAATGAAAAAGCTGAGGCTTTACAGGAAGAAGTTGAAGAACTCTTAAAAGTGCCAACAGATATCCCAGGGACCCACTGA
- the HELQ gene encoding helicase POLQ-like isoform X1 — MAEPRLAVRRRNRSSSERKRSRAPVQPIAASSPVARKRPSPGGEGPPAETPGSNDSDEDMFGDYDSFYENDSLIAQVDDIEHKYLQDKNMDVKAAGEVVLGNLQSGVHQKEQDNFSASTNVVDLKSDKEGACQMCDSDSAAGNQELTESILDDLPSSQLLYFEKRDELSSATRTSPVLKGRDEPVNSSLDKVRDPLSFCAGAEHRNRPTDSSSHSKCVLFKTESLKDHLKSAMTGNARAQTLQVSKTKQLKEAVLSEEMFVARKAIESSSVDIGPFYGLPSKVKDLFRQLRGIETLYEWQHDCLMLESLQQRKNLIYSLPTGGGKTLVAEVIILQELLCRQKDVLMILPYVAIVQEKVWIQGLSSFGIELGFLVEEYAGSKGRFPPIKRRVKKSLYIATIEKGHALVNSLIETDRIDDLGLVVVDELHMLGEGSRGAILEITLAKILYTSKKTQIIGMSATLNNVGDLQKFLQADYYTNNFRPVELKEYIKIRDTIYAVDSNTENGFVFSRLLNFKYSSNLEKADPDHIIALVTEVIPKYSCLIFCPTKKSCENVASLVCKYLKKEFRAHREKEKQDLIKNLKSIGNGTVCPVLKQTIPFGIAYHHSGLTNDERKSIEETYSSGVLCLLACTATLAAGVNLPARRVILRSPYVGNDFLKKNQYKQMIGRAGRAGIDSAGESILIVQEKDKHLVQDLVHSPLENCYSNLLLELTKGMQSLLLSLVGLKIAVTHEEVDNFMCCTLLGVQQQLLSKEKSLSEIIKDGLENLIEKGLLKGRISEKEHNSKSALTITPLGKATYKGSIDLAYCNLLYRELKKGLEGLVLESSFHLLYLSTPYDMTFTCSPDWMIYFRQFNQLSTAERKVADIVGVPESFITKKASGQAIRKNVDNAVVNRLYLTFVLYSLLKETNIWSVSEKFNMSRGYVQNLLSSAASFASCLLHFCEELEEFWVYKALLTELTKQLTYCVKTELIPLMEVAGVLEARAKQLYNAGYKTLAHLANANPETLVRMIEHLSRRQAKQIVSSAKMLLNEKAEALQEEVEELLKVPTDIPGTH, encoded by the exons ATGGCGGAGCCCAGGCTCGCCGTGCGGAGGAGGAACCGCTCCAGCTCGGAGCGCAAGCGGAGCCGGGCTCCGGTGCAGCCCATCGCCGCCAGCTCGCCGGTAGCTCGCAAGAGACCGAGTCCTGGTGGCGAGGGACCCCCGGCCGAGACCCCG GGCAGTAACGATAGCGATGAGGATATGTTTGGGGACTATGACAGCTTTTATGAAAATGATTCATTGATAGCTCAAGTGGATGATATTGAACACAAATACCTGCAGGACAAAAATATGGATGTGAAAGCAGCTGGAGAGGTCGTACTTGGGAACCTCCAGTCGGGAGTTCACCAGAAAGAGCAAGATAACTTTTCTGCTTCGACAAATGTGGTTGACCTTAAAAGTGACAAAGAGGGTGCTTGCCAGATGTGTGACAGTGACTCAGCTGCTGGCAATCAAGAATTAACTGAGTCTATTTTAGATGACTTACCATCATCACAacttctgtattttgaaaaaagGGATGAACTTTCTTCTGCTACTAGAACATCTCCAGTCTTAAAAGGGAGGGATGAACCTGTGAATTCTTCCTTGGACAAAGTCAGGGACCCATTGTCTTTTTGTgctggtgctgagcacaggaacAGACCGACTGACTCTTCATCACATTCCAagtgtgttttatttaaaactgagaGTCTCAAAGATCACCTGAAAAGTGCTATGACTGGAAATGCCAGAGCCCAGACTCTGCAGGTCTCCAAGACCAAGCAGCTCAAAGAAGCTGTTTTATCTGAAGAAATGTTTGTGGCTAGAAAAGCTATTGAATCCTCTTCTGTTGATATAGGCCCTTTTTATGGATTACCTAGCAAGGTTAAAGATTTATTCAGACAACTTCGAGGGATTGAAACACTCTATG agtGGCAGCATGATTGTTTAATGTTAGAATCCCTACAGCAGAGGAAGAACTTGATATACTCATTGCCAACTGGTGGTGGAAAAACTCTTGTAGCTGAAGTCATAATTCTCCAAGAATTACTGTGCAGGCAGAAGGATGTTCTGATGATCCTGCCATATGTTGCTATTGTCCAAGAAAAGGTCTGGATACA GGGTTTATCGAGTTTTGGGATAGAGTTGGGTTTCCTGGTTGAAGAATACGCAGGAAGTAAAGGAAGATTTCCACCAATCAAAAGGAGagtaaaaaaatctctttatatTGCAACTATAGAAAAAGGACACGCTCTGGTGAACTCCTTAATCGAAACAGACAGAATTGATGACCTCGGCCTGGTTGTGGTAGATGAG CTGCATATGCTCGGGGAGGGAAGTCGTGGAGCAATACTGGAAATTACTCTGGCGAAAATTCTTTACACCAGTA aaaagaCACAGATCATTGGCATGAGTGCAACATTAAATAATGTTGGAGACCTGCAGAAGTTCCTGCAAGCAGACTACTACACTAACAATTTTAGACCG GTAGAATTAAAGGAATACATAAAGATACGAGACACCATTTATGCAGTTGACAGCAATACAGAGAATGGCTTTGTTTTTTCACGTCTCCTTAATTTCAAG TATTCTAGTAATCTGGAGAAAGCAGATCCTGACCACATCATTGCACTGGTTACTGAAGTTATTCCTAAATATTCCTGCCTAATCTTTTGTCCCACTAAAAAGAGTTGTGAAAATGTGGCTTCATTGGTGTGCAAGTACCTTAAGAA agAATTTAGAGCTcacagggagaaagaaaagcaagatcTCATCAAGAACCTAAAGAGTATTGGAAATGGGACTGTCTGTCCTGTTTTGAAGCAAACAATTCCTTTTGGTATTGCCTATCACCACAGTGGCCTTACaaatgatgaaagaaaaagcatagAGGAAACTTATTCTTCAGGTGTCCTGTGTCTGCTTGCTTGCACAGCCACTCTAGCTGCTGGAGTCAACCTGCCAGCTAGAAG GGTGATTCTCAGATCTCCTTATGTTGGCAATGACTTCCTGAAGAAGAACCAGTATAAACAAATGATTGGCAGAGCTGGTCGAGCTGGTATTGACAGTGCTGGAGAAAGTATTCTCATAGTgcaagaaaaagacaaacacTTG GTTCAGGATTTAGTTCACAGTCCTTTGGAGAATTGCTACAGCAATCTTCTGCTGGAGTTGACCAAGGGAATGCAGAGCCTGTTGTTATCTTTAGTTGGACTGAAG ATAGCAGTTACCCATGAGGAAGTGGACAATTTTATGTGCTGTACCTTGCTGGGTGttcaacagcagctgctgtctaAAGAGAAGAGCCTCTCAGAGATAATTAAAGATGGGCTGGAAAATCTAATAGAAAAAGGACTCCTAAAAGGAAGAATATCTGAGAAGGAGCACAATTCCAAATCTGCACTGACAATCACACCCTTGGGTAAAGCTACATATAAAG GCTCAATAGACTTGGCATACTGCAATCTTCTGTACAGAGAACTGAAGAAGGGTTTGGAGGGGCTGGTTCTTGAGAGCAGTTTTCATCTCCTGTATCTGTCAACTCCCTATGATATGACTTTTACCTGTAGCCCAGATTGGATGATATACTTTAGACAG TTCAACCAGCTAAGCACAGCAGAGCGAAAAGTAGCAGATATTGTGGGAGTACCTGAAAGCTTTATTACAAAAAAGGCTTCTGGTCAAGCCATCAGAAAG AATGTGGACAATGCCGTGGTTAACAGGCTCTACCTGACATTTGTCCTTTATTCCCTACTGAAAGAGACCAATATATGGAGTGTTTCAGAGAAATTTAACATGTCCCGGGGATATGTGCAAAATCTCCTCAGTTCTGCTGCCTCCTTTGCATCCTGccttctgcatttctgtgag GAATTGGAAGAATTCTGGGTTTATAAAGCCTTGCTTACAGAACTTACCAAGCAGCTGACATACTGCGTTAAGACAGAGCTCATCCCTCTGATGGAGGTAGCAGGAGTTCTAGAG GCACGAGCCAAACAGCTTTACAATGCAGGGTACAAAACTTTAGCACACTTGGCTAATGCAAATCCAGAAACTTTGGTGAGGATGATTGAGCACCTGTCACGACGTCAAGCCAAACAAATCGTTTCATCTGCAAAG ATGCTGCTGAATGAAAAAGCTGAGGCTTTACAGGAAGAAGTTGAAGAACTCTTAAAAGTGCCAACAGATATCCCAGGGACCCACTGA
- the HELQ gene encoding helicase POLQ-like isoform X2 has protein sequence MAEPRLAVRRRNRSSSERKRSRAPVQPIAASSPVARKRPSPGGEGPPGSNDSDEDMFGDYDSFYENDSLIAQVDDIEHKYLQDKNMDVKAAGEVVLGNLQSGVHQKEQDNFSASTNVVDLKSDKEGACQMCDSDSAAGNQELTESILDDLPSSQLLYFEKRDELSSATRTSPVLKGRDEPVNSSLDKVRDPLSFCAGAEHRNRPTDSSSHSKCVLFKTESLKDHLKSAMTGNARAQTLQVSKTKQLKEAVLSEEMFVARKAIESSSVDIGPFYGLPSKVKDLFRQLRGIETLYEWQHDCLMLESLQQRKNLIYSLPTGGGKTLVAEVIILQELLCRQKDVLMILPYVAIVQEKVRGLSSFGIELGFLVEEYAGSKGRFPPIKRRVKKSLYIATIEKGHALVNSLIETDRIDDLGLVVVDELHMLGEGSRGAILEITLAKILYTSKKTQIIGMSATLNNVGDLQKFLQADYYTNNFRPVELKEYIKIRDTIYAVDSNTENGFVFSRLLNFKYSSNLEKADPDHIIALVTEVIPKYSCLIFCPTKKSCENVASLVCKYLKKEFRAHREKEKQDLIKNLKSIGNGTVCPVLKQTIPFGIAYHHSGLTNDERKSIEETYSSGVLCLLACTATLAAGVNLPARRVILRSPYVGNDFLKKNQYKQMIGRAGRAGIDSAGESILIVQEKDKHLVQDLVHSPLENCYSNLLLELTKGMQSLLLSLVGLKIAVTHEEVDNFMCCTLLGVQQQLLSKEKSLSEIIKDGLENLIEKGLLKGRISEKEHNSKSALTITPLGKATYKGSIDLAYCNLLYRELKKGLEGLVLESSFHLLYLSTPYDMTFTCSPDWMIYFRQFNQLSTAERKVADIVGVPESFITKKASGQAIRKNVDNAVVNRLYLTFVLYSLLKETNIWSVSEKFNMSRGYVQNLLSSAASFASCLLHFCEELEEFWVYKALLTELTKQLTYCVKTELIPLMEVAGVLEARAKQLYNAGYKTLAHLANANPETLVRMIEHLSRRQAKQIVSSAKMLLNEKAEALQEEVEELLKVPTDIPGTH, from the exons ATGGCGGAGCCCAGGCTCGCCGTGCGGAGGAGGAACCGCTCCAGCTCGGAGCGCAAGCGGAGCCGGGCTCCGGTGCAGCCCATCGCCGCCAGCTCGCCGGTAGCTCGCAAGAGACCGAGTCCTGGTGGCGAGGGACCCCCG GGCAGTAACGATAGCGATGAGGATATGTTTGGGGACTATGACAGCTTTTATGAAAATGATTCATTGATAGCTCAAGTGGATGATATTGAACACAAATACCTGCAGGACAAAAATATGGATGTGAAAGCAGCTGGAGAGGTCGTACTTGGGAACCTCCAGTCGGGAGTTCACCAGAAAGAGCAAGATAACTTTTCTGCTTCGACAAATGTGGTTGACCTTAAAAGTGACAAAGAGGGTGCTTGCCAGATGTGTGACAGTGACTCAGCTGCTGGCAATCAAGAATTAACTGAGTCTATTTTAGATGACTTACCATCATCACAacttctgtattttgaaaaaagGGATGAACTTTCTTCTGCTACTAGAACATCTCCAGTCTTAAAAGGGAGGGATGAACCTGTGAATTCTTCCTTGGACAAAGTCAGGGACCCATTGTCTTTTTGTgctggtgctgagcacaggaacAGACCGACTGACTCTTCATCACATTCCAagtgtgttttatttaaaactgagaGTCTCAAAGATCACCTGAAAAGTGCTATGACTGGAAATGCCAGAGCCCAGACTCTGCAGGTCTCCAAGACCAAGCAGCTCAAAGAAGCTGTTTTATCTGAAGAAATGTTTGTGGCTAGAAAAGCTATTGAATCCTCTTCTGTTGATATAGGCCCTTTTTATGGATTACCTAGCAAGGTTAAAGATTTATTCAGACAACTTCGAGGGATTGAAACACTCTATG agtGGCAGCATGATTGTTTAATGTTAGAATCCCTACAGCAGAGGAAGAACTTGATATACTCATTGCCAACTGGTGGTGGAAAAACTCTTGTAGCTGAAGTCATAATTCTCCAAGAATTACTGTGCAGGCAGAAGGATGTTCTGATGATCCTGCCATATGTTGCTATTGTCCAAGAAAAG GTTAGGGGTTTATCGAGTTTTGGGATAGAGTTGGGTTTCCTGGTTGAAGAATACGCAGGAAGTAAAGGAAGATTTCCACCAATCAAAAGGAGagtaaaaaaatctctttatatTGCAACTATAGAAAAAGGACACGCTCTGGTGAACTCCTTAATCGAAACAGACAGAATTGATGACCTCGGCCTGGTTGTGGTAGATGAG CTGCATATGCTCGGGGAGGGAAGTCGTGGAGCAATACTGGAAATTACTCTGGCGAAAATTCTTTACACCAGTA aaaagaCACAGATCATTGGCATGAGTGCAACATTAAATAATGTTGGAGACCTGCAGAAGTTCCTGCAAGCAGACTACTACACTAACAATTTTAGACCG GTAGAATTAAAGGAATACATAAAGATACGAGACACCATTTATGCAGTTGACAGCAATACAGAGAATGGCTTTGTTTTTTCACGTCTCCTTAATTTCAAG TATTCTAGTAATCTGGAGAAAGCAGATCCTGACCACATCATTGCACTGGTTACTGAAGTTATTCCTAAATATTCCTGCCTAATCTTTTGTCCCACTAAAAAGAGTTGTGAAAATGTGGCTTCATTGGTGTGCAAGTACCTTAAGAA agAATTTAGAGCTcacagggagaaagaaaagcaagatcTCATCAAGAACCTAAAGAGTATTGGAAATGGGACTGTCTGTCCTGTTTTGAAGCAAACAATTCCTTTTGGTATTGCCTATCACCACAGTGGCCTTACaaatgatgaaagaaaaagcatagAGGAAACTTATTCTTCAGGTGTCCTGTGTCTGCTTGCTTGCACAGCCACTCTAGCTGCTGGAGTCAACCTGCCAGCTAGAAG GGTGATTCTCAGATCTCCTTATGTTGGCAATGACTTCCTGAAGAAGAACCAGTATAAACAAATGATTGGCAGAGCTGGTCGAGCTGGTATTGACAGTGCTGGAGAAAGTATTCTCATAGTgcaagaaaaagacaaacacTTG GTTCAGGATTTAGTTCACAGTCCTTTGGAGAATTGCTACAGCAATCTTCTGCTGGAGTTGACCAAGGGAATGCAGAGCCTGTTGTTATCTTTAGTTGGACTGAAG ATAGCAGTTACCCATGAGGAAGTGGACAATTTTATGTGCTGTACCTTGCTGGGTGttcaacagcagctgctgtctaAAGAGAAGAGCCTCTCAGAGATAATTAAAGATGGGCTGGAAAATCTAATAGAAAAAGGACTCCTAAAAGGAAGAATATCTGAGAAGGAGCACAATTCCAAATCTGCACTGACAATCACACCCTTGGGTAAAGCTACATATAAAG GCTCAATAGACTTGGCATACTGCAATCTTCTGTACAGAGAACTGAAGAAGGGTTTGGAGGGGCTGGTTCTTGAGAGCAGTTTTCATCTCCTGTATCTGTCAACTCCCTATGATATGACTTTTACCTGTAGCCCAGATTGGATGATATACTTTAGACAG TTCAACCAGCTAAGCACAGCAGAGCGAAAAGTAGCAGATATTGTGGGAGTACCTGAAAGCTTTATTACAAAAAAGGCTTCTGGTCAAGCCATCAGAAAG AATGTGGACAATGCCGTGGTTAACAGGCTCTACCTGACATTTGTCCTTTATTCCCTACTGAAAGAGACCAATATATGGAGTGTTTCAGAGAAATTTAACATGTCCCGGGGATATGTGCAAAATCTCCTCAGTTCTGCTGCCTCCTTTGCATCCTGccttctgcatttctgtgag GAATTGGAAGAATTCTGGGTTTATAAAGCCTTGCTTACAGAACTTACCAAGCAGCTGACATACTGCGTTAAGACAGAGCTCATCCCTCTGATGGAGGTAGCAGGAGTTCTAGAG GCACGAGCCAAACAGCTTTACAATGCAGGGTACAAAACTTTAGCACACTTGGCTAATGCAAATCCAGAAACTTTGGTGAGGATGATTGAGCACCTGTCACGACGTCAAGCCAAACAAATCGTTTCATCTGCAAAG ATGCTGCTGAATGAAAAAGCTGAGGCTTTACAGGAAGAAGTTGAAGAACTCTTAAAAGTGCCAACAGATATCCCAGGGACCCACTGA